In one window of Leptospira sp. GIMC2001 DNA:
- the rpmA gene encoding 50S ribosomal protein L27 gives MAHKKGGGSSKNGRDSQSKRLGVKIYGGQKAISGNILVRQRGTKMKPGKNVGVGRDHTLFALVDGVVAFEHVDKKRQQVSVHPAIA, from the coding sequence ATGGCACATAAAAAAGGTGGTGGTTCATCTAAGAACGGTCGCGATTCTCAATCGAAAAGATTGGGTGTAAAGATCTATGGCGGTCAAAAAGCGATCTCAGGAAATATCCTAGTTCGTCAAAGAGGAACCAAAATGAAGCCTGGCAAAAATGTTGGAGTCGGTCGTGACCACACATTGTTTGCTCTCGTTGATGGCGTAGTTGCCTTCGAACATGTGGATAAGAAGAGACAGCAGGTTTCTGTTCATCCAGCAATCGCCTAA
- a CDS encoding glutamate-5-semialdehyde dehydrogenase, with protein sequence MKDWTDYTNQIASRAYKAKRSVKSLTTNVKNKVLIELADSLVANTKLIVSENEKDIENAKIKKLSSALTDRLLLNEKRIAGIADSVREIANLQDPIGQVVRGVNLPNGLELVTEKVPIGVLLVIFESRPNVTIDVAALSFKSGNVCILRGGKEAVHSNTILAKIFSDVLANNHLPADAVVFVEETDREVMAPLLKLDKFIDIVVPRGGEGLIKTVVELSSIPVVKHDKGVVNLFIDESADFQNTIDIVINSKVQRPGVCNALENLIIHKKYPYTKEVISALKNSNVELYLDELLAKDYPGNKLATEEIYSEEFLDLRLSCAMVNDLDEAIQFINKYTSGHTEVILSKDYLNIQRFKKEIDSAGIFVNCSSRFHDGGELGLGAEVGISTGKLHVRGPMGLEHLTTTTTYLSGNGHVRV encoded by the coding sequence ATGAAGGATTGGACAGATTATACAAACCAGATTGCAAGTCGTGCATACAAAGCAAAGCGATCTGTTAAATCATTAACTACAAATGTAAAAAACAAAGTTCTAATTGAACTCGCTGATTCCTTGGTAGCAAACACAAAGCTTATTGTATCAGAGAACGAGAAAGATATTGAGAATGCAAAAATAAAAAAACTCAGTTCAGCGTTGACCGATCGTCTTCTGCTGAATGAAAAAAGAATTGCAGGAATCGCTGATTCTGTTCGAGAGATTGCTAACTTGCAAGATCCAATCGGACAGGTTGTACGCGGAGTGAATTTACCAAATGGTCTTGAGTTGGTGACAGAAAAGGTTCCAATCGGTGTATTGCTTGTGATCTTCGAATCTAGACCCAATGTTACCATTGATGTTGCTGCTCTTTCTTTTAAATCGGGTAATGTTTGTATTTTGCGAGGTGGCAAGGAAGCAGTTCATTCCAATACAATTCTTGCAAAAATTTTCTCAGATGTTTTAGCGAATAATCATCTTCCAGCAGACGCTGTAGTATTTGTGGAAGAAACAGATCGAGAAGTAATGGCTCCCTTGCTTAAGCTAGATAAGTTTATTGATATAGTTGTACCTCGTGGTGGTGAAGGTTTGATAAAAACTGTAGTCGAGCTATCCAGTATTCCTGTTGTGAAGCATGACAAAGGAGTAGTAAATCTATTCATTGATGAATCTGCCGATTTCCAAAATACTATTGATATTGTGATCAACTCGAAAGTTCAGAGACCTGGAGTATGTAATGCACTCGAAAATCTTATAATTCACAAAAAATATCCTTATACCAAAGAAGTAATTTCAGCTTTAAAAAATTCTAATGTGGAATTGTATCTAGATGAATTGCTCGCGAAAGATTATCCTGGCAATAAACTTGCGACTGAGGAAATCTATTCAGAAGAATTCTTGGATCTTCGACTGTCTTGCGCGATGGTTAATGATTTGGATGAAGCCATTCAATTCATAAATAAATACACTTCTGGACATACAGAAGTTATTCTATCGAAAGACTATTTGAATATCCAACGATTTAAGAAAGAAATTGATTCTGCGGGAATTTTCGTAAATTGCTCTTCTCGTTTCCATGATGGTGGAGAATTGGGACTTGGTGCCGAAGTTGGAATTAGTACGGGCAAATTGCATGTGCGAGGTCCAATGGGACTTGAGCACCTAACAACAACTACAACCTATCTTTCTGGAAATGGTCATGTCCGAGTCTAA
- the typA gene encoding translational GTPase TypA codes for MEIRNIAIIAHVDHGKTTLLDAILRQTGSVNAKEDRERIMDSNDLEQEKGITILAKNTSVIYKDTRINVVDTPGHADFGGEVERVLSMTDCTLLLIDAFDGPMPQTRFVLGKSLELGHKPILVINKVDRDGARPGFSVDKSFDLFSDLGANDEQLDFPIIYASAKEGWAVTDLKDAPGKDISPLLDMILKHVPKIVPKDEEPLQFQVTSLGYNDYVGRIAVGKIYAGKIKRGMDVTMCRTNGTNSNYKISKIFGFQGLQRVEQDEMGSGDIAAIAGIPDVFIGDTVCDLGKPFPLPAIKVEEPTVSMFFLVNNSPFAGKEGKFVTTSKLKERLERELETNVALRLEETEDKDRFKVLGRGELHLSVLIETMRREGYELNVSRPEVIIKKNENGDKLEPYENLVMDIPDAYSGTIIAELNRRKGEMTVMDAHASGMTRVEYIIPTRGIIGFRGFFISETRGEGSMSSLFLRYDKFKGEMPGRKNGALISMDTGETTAYALWKAQERGDLFLGPQISVYSGMIIGVHSRENDLEVNPVREKKLTNVRASGSDEAIRLVPHKKLSLEQAIEFLDDDELLEVTPASLRLRKKHLDPNMRKRSGK; via the coding sequence ATGGAAATTCGCAATATCGCAATCATTGCCCACGTCGACCACGGAAAAACTACACTTCTAGATGCAATTTTGAGACAGACTGGTTCTGTAAATGCAAAAGAAGATCGTGAAAGAATCATGGATTCTAATGACTTAGAACAAGAAAAAGGAATCACTATCCTTGCCAAGAACACATCGGTTATTTATAAAGATACTCGAATTAACGTTGTTGATACACCAGGTCACGCTGACTTCGGTGGAGAAGTAGAGCGAGTTTTGTCTATGACAGACTGTACTCTTCTTCTAATTGATGCATTCGACGGTCCAATGCCGCAGACTCGATTCGTTCTAGGAAAGTCTTTAGAACTAGGACATAAACCAATATTAGTAATCAATAAAGTAGATAGAGATGGCGCGCGTCCAGGATTCTCTGTAGATAAATCTTTTGATCTATTCAGTGATCTTGGTGCAAATGATGAACAGTTGGACTTTCCAATTATTTATGCTTCGGCAAAAGAAGGTTGGGCAGTTACCGATCTTAAAGATGCACCTGGTAAAGATATTTCTCCTCTATTGGATATGATCCTAAAGCATGTTCCAAAAATTGTACCAAAAGATGAAGAGCCTCTACAATTCCAAGTAACATCCCTGGGATACAACGATTATGTTGGTCGTATCGCTGTTGGTAAAATTTATGCTGGAAAAATCAAACGAGGAATGGATGTTACTATGTGCCGTACAAACGGTACAAACTCCAACTACAAAATCTCCAAAATCTTTGGCTTTCAAGGATTACAAAGAGTTGAGCAAGATGAAATGGGCTCAGGAGATATTGCAGCTATTGCCGGTATTCCAGATGTGTTTATCGGAGATACAGTTTGTGATTTAGGCAAACCTTTTCCACTTCCTGCAATCAAAGTTGAAGAACCAACTGTTTCGATGTTCTTTCTTGTAAACAATTCTCCATTTGCTGGTAAAGAAGGAAAATTTGTTACAACAAGTAAACTCAAAGAAAGATTGGAGCGTGAACTAGAAACCAACGTTGCCTTAAGACTCGAAGAAACAGAAGATAAAGATCGATTCAAAGTTCTCGGTCGAGGTGAGCTTCATCTATCCGTTCTCATTGAAACCATGAGAAGAGAAGGATATGAATTGAATGTATCCAGACCGGAAGTTATTATCAAAAAGAACGAGAATGGCGACAAGCTTGAACCATACGAAAATCTTGTTATGGACATACCAGATGCTTATAGCGGCACAATCATTGCAGAATTGAACCGAAGAAAAGGTGAAATGACTGTTATGGATGCACATGCTTCTGGAATGACTCGTGTTGAATACATCATTCCAACTCGTGGAATTATTGGATTTAGAGGGTTCTTTATCTCGGAGACTCGCGGTGAAGGGTCAATGTCGAGTCTATTTCTTCGCTACGATAAATTCAAAGGTGAAATGCCAGGACGCAAAAACGGTGCACTCATTTCCATGGACACAGGAGAAACTACAGCTTATGCATTGTGGAAAGCTCAAGAAAGAGGCGATCTTTTTCTTGGACCTCAAATCTCTGTCTATTCAGGAATGATCATTGGCGTTCATAGCCGTGAAAACGATCTTGAAGTGAACCCAGTTCGAGAAAAGAAGCTAACCAACGTGAGAGCATCTGGTTCCGATGAGGCAATCAGATTGGTTCCGCATAAGAAACTTTCATTAGAACAAGCGATAGAATTCTTGGATGACGATGAATTGCTCGAAGTCACACCTGCAAGCCTCAGGCTCAGAAAGAAACATTTAGATCCGAATATGAGAAAACGAAGCGGGAAATAA
- a CDS encoding SpoIIE family protein phosphatase produces MFQFNVAKRKVVRFRGQNKVIGGLTDKDKIAILLYISKEFANVDKEDDLFQTVLNTCKEIFEADNTTLRLYDGEFLVPVKFIKPTEPPRRNLKPGEGYSGTAFVNKNPLIIQDLTNSPQFIDEEEQTKCVMCIPLMQKDEVLGTLSVESDMDNFFITDDLEILEALGSQLTLALSGVRLIEGLMTARAREAAILAQLEWDMKMGRNVQSQILPQDLSPWNGLYFGTYYEPMVEVSGDLYDVVRQGNSITAINIDVSGHGIPAALVTMAIHHHFRRCVQSGLGLSEIMEELGESLRGQLPESTYFTAFIVRIFSDYSYGYINGGHQKMLHIHSDDLTIEELDTKGVPLGILEVRKADYEEKQGKLSPGDLLVLLTDGFSEQKNINREEAGTEGVIDWIIQEKAKLESGNQKLFMKDLSEKFVQRFKEFKGEAPNGDDLSLLMIQCNKTIRDAVPYIKQAKIANSKRNDEEAYALALKAYSIDPSLKENLLFLGKIHYRDAKYLESIKYFSEYIETTGENTAISHFLLGRAYYMGEKIPEAKRSLKKALSCDHSFAKASLLLARCYLKENARPKAIKVLQQGVKSTPNNESLKQSLSRLEDINRKAVV; encoded by the coding sequence ATGTTCCAGTTCAATGTAGCAAAACGAAAAGTTGTTCGATTTAGAGGACAAAATAAAGTAATAGGTGGTCTTACTGATAAAGATAAGATTGCAATCCTACTTTATATCTCCAAAGAATTTGCAAATGTTGATAAAGAGGACGACCTTTTCCAAACCGTTCTAAATACATGCAAAGAAATATTTGAAGCAGACAATACTACTTTGCGCCTCTATGACGGCGAGTTCTTAGTACCTGTAAAATTTATTAAACCAACAGAACCTCCAAGAAGAAATCTAAAACCTGGAGAAGGTTATTCGGGAACGGCTTTCGTTAATAAAAATCCCTTAATCATTCAAGACTTAACGAACTCTCCTCAATTCATTGACGAGGAAGAACAAACTAAATGTGTCATGTGCATTCCTCTGATGCAAAAGGATGAAGTGCTTGGAACTCTTTCCGTTGAAAGTGATATGGACAACTTCTTTATCACTGATGATTTAGAAATTTTAGAAGCATTGGGATCACAGCTAACGCTTGCACTATCAGGTGTGCGATTGATCGAGGGATTGATGACCGCTCGTGCGCGAGAGGCTGCCATTCTTGCTCAGTTGGAATGGGATATGAAGATGGGAAGAAATGTTCAATCCCAGATTCTTCCTCAGGATCTTTCACCTTGGAATGGACTTTATTTTGGAACATACTACGAACCTATGGTTGAGGTCAGTGGAGACCTGTATGATGTAGTTCGTCAAGGCAATTCTATAACTGCAATTAATATCGATGTATCAGGACATGGAATTCCTGCTGCACTTGTAACCATGGCTATCCACCACCATTTTAGAAGATGCGTGCAATCTGGATTGGGCTTGTCGGAAATCATGGAAGAGTTAGGTGAGTCACTTAGAGGACAACTACCTGAGTCGACATATTTTACCGCATTTATAGTTCGTATATTCTCGGATTATAGTTATGGTTACATCAATGGTGGACATCAAAAGATGCTCCATATCCATAGTGATGATTTAACAATTGAAGAGCTTGATACAAAAGGAGTTCCTCTTGGAATTCTCGAAGTTAGAAAAGCGGACTACGAAGAAAAGCAAGGGAAGTTGTCTCCTGGCGATTTATTGGTATTATTGACTGATGGATTTTCTGAACAAAAAAACATCAATCGGGAAGAGGCTGGTACTGAAGGTGTAATTGATTGGATCATTCAGGAAAAAGCCAAATTGGAATCTGGAAATCAGAAACTTTTCATGAAGGATCTTTCTGAGAAATTTGTTCAAAGATTCAAAGAGTTTAAAGGGGAAGCACCTAACGGCGATGACTTATCCTTACTTATGATCCAATGCAATAAAACAATTCGTGATGCTGTACCATATATCAAACAAGCAAAAATAGCAAATAGCAAGCGAAACGATGAAGAAGCTTATGCACTCGCACTCAAAGCTTATTCAATTGATCCATCTCTCAAAGAAAATCTCTTATTCTTGGGTAAGATCCACTATAGAGATGCGAAATATTTGGAATCTATAAAATATTTCAGTGAATATATTGAAACTACTGGTGAGAACACAGCAATATCCCATTTTCTTTTGGGTCGCGCCTACTATATGGGCGAAAAAATTCCAGAAGCAAAACGATCTCTCAAAAAAGCTCTCTCTTGCGATCATTCATTTGCCAAAGCAAGTTTGTTACTTGCTAGATGCTATCTGAAAGAAAACGCAAGACCAAAAGCAATTAAAGTATTGCAACAAGGCGTAAAAAGTACGCCTAACAATGAATCTCTCAAGCAGTCATTATCCAGACTAGAAGATATCAATAGAAAGGCGGTTGTGTAA
- a CDS encoding ribosomal-processing cysteine protease Prp, translating into MIEVLITKKQGLFTGLLAQGHASLASGSKGTNVLCAAVSTLVQTMFLYLKKEKAVTAMAKQEGVLGFQLSEVRNPKLSILVDQAFQMTIIGLEALASENREEIQVRIIEEFIEEDKRAVS; encoded by the coding sequence TTGATAGAAGTTTTAATAACTAAGAAACAAGGACTTTTTACCGGACTTCTAGCTCAAGGACATGCTTCTTTGGCATCCGGTTCTAAGGGAACCAATGTTCTTTGCGCTGCGGTATCTACTTTAGTGCAGACCATGTTTCTATATTTGAAAAAAGAAAAAGCTGTCACTGCGATGGCAAAACAAGAAGGTGTTCTCGGCTTCCAGTTGTCGGAAGTTCGGAATCCAAAGCTTTCGATCTTGGTTGACCAAGCATTTCAGATGACAATTATTGGTCTGGAAGCACTAGCCTCAGAGAATCGCGAAGAGATTCAGGTTAGGATTATTGAAGAATTTATAGAAGAAGATAAGAGAGCGGTGTCATAA
- the rplU gene encoding 50S ribosomal protein L21 — protein sequence MFAIISVGNKQYKVEKDQVFLSEKSGKNPGEEFNASVLLVADGNKVNVGASPLAGAKVVLKVVEDLRGKKIRGFKYKRRKNYKRAWGHRQDLQKLQVVSIVPA from the coding sequence ATGTTCGCAATTATTTCAGTCGGAAACAAACAATACAAAGTAGAAAAAGACCAAGTTTTCTTATCAGAGAAAAGTGGGAAAAACCCAGGTGAAGAATTCAACGCAAGTGTTCTTCTTGTTGCTGATGGTAACAAAGTAAATGTTGGTGCATCTCCGCTCGCAGGTGCAAAAGTTGTATTGAAGGTAGTTGAAGATTTACGAGGTAAAAAGATTCGTGGATTCAAATACAAAAGGAGAAAGAACTACAAACGTGCTTGGGGACATAGACAAGATCTCCAAAAATTGCAGGTAGTTTCAATCGTTCCAGCTTGA
- a CDS encoding ammonium transporter, whose protein sequence is MLRFIILFAVLMSVAGLNAQDAPATDASPTAEAAEPLTLESLQAEIETLRAETDWLWTCIAGFLVFFMQAGFAYVEAGFTRSKNVVNILMKNLADLSMGSIAFWLIGFSIMFGPPLIEGFGIGTPSLADSLTDAEGNWGNAFLIFQMVFAATAATIVSGAMAERTKFATYIVFSVVITAIIYPVYGSFAWGSLWGGDNYAGFLEDMGFLDFAGSTVVHSVGAWAGLAGAILVGPRIGKFQPNGKVTPILGHNMSMAALGVFILWLGWFGFNPGSTTSVGGGDFALIAINTQMAAAAGALAAMFVTWIKYKKPDIGLTLNGALAGLVGITAPCDGVSIGASVAIGLIAGVIVVFSVLMFDKLKIDDPVGAISVHGVCGAWGTLAAGLFNLESGLFYGHGIDQTITQLIGIAVAFVWAFGASFIIFFILKKTMGLRVSEEEEIQGLDILEHGNEAYPISK, encoded by the coding sequence ATGTTAAGATTCATAATCCTGTTTGCTGTGCTTATGAGTGTAGCTGGATTGAATGCTCAGGATGCTCCGGCAACTGATGCTTCACCCACTGCAGAAGCGGCTGAACCATTGACATTGGAAAGCCTCCAGGCTGAAATAGAAACACTGAGGGCCGAAACAGATTGGCTTTGGACCTGCATAGCAGGATTCTTGGTGTTTTTTATGCAAGCTGGCTTTGCGTATGTTGAGGCTGGTTTCACACGTAGTAAAAACGTCGTGAACATTCTAATGAAAAACCTTGCGGACCTTTCGATGGGTTCGATAGCTTTCTGGCTAATCGGTTTTTCCATTATGTTCGGACCACCTCTAATCGAAGGTTTTGGTATTGGAACTCCATCACTTGCAGACAGCTTAACAGATGCTGAAGGCAATTGGGGAAATGCATTCTTGATCTTTCAAATGGTGTTCGCTGCAACTGCTGCGACGATCGTTTCTGGAGCTATGGCTGAAAGAACAAAATTTGCTACTTATATCGTATTTTCGGTTGTGATTACTGCTATCATTTATCCAGTTTATGGCTCTTTCGCATGGGGAAGCCTATGGGGTGGCGACAATTATGCTGGTTTTCTAGAAGATATGGGATTCTTAGATTTCGCGGGTTCTACAGTAGTTCACTCCGTTGGAGCTTGGGCTGGTTTAGCTGGTGCGATCTTGGTTGGACCTAGAATTGGAAAATTTCAACCAAATGGAAAAGTGACTCCTATCCTTGGACACAATATGTCAATGGCTGCTTTAGGTGTTTTCATCCTATGGTTAGGTTGGTTCGGTTTTAACCCTGGTTCTACGACTTCCGTTGGTGGTGGTGACTTTGCTCTAATCGCAATCAACACACAAATGGCAGCTGCGGCTGGTGCTTTAGCTGCGATGTTTGTAACTTGGATCAAATACAAGAAACCAGATATCGGTTTAACATTGAACGGAGCTCTAGCAGGACTTGTTGGAATTACAGCTCCTTGTGATGGTGTAAGTATTGGTGCATCGGTTGCAATCGGTTTGATCGCTGGTGTGATTGTTGTATTCAGTGTTCTTATGTTCGACAAACTAAAAATTGATGACCCTGTTGGTGCAATCTCCGTTCACGGTGTATGTGGTGCTTGGGGAACTCTAGCTGCCGGTCTATTCAACCTTGAAAGTGGATTATTCTACGGACATGGAATTGATCAGACTATTACTCAGTTGATTGGAATCGCAGTTGCTTTTGTTTGGGCATTTGGTGCATCTTTCATAATTTTCTTTATCTTGAAGAAAACTATGGGACTTAGAGTTTCCGAAGAAGAAGAAATCCAAGGTTTGGATATCTTAGAACACGGTAACGAAGCTTATCCAATCTCTAAATAA
- the proB gene encoding glutamate 5-kinase → MNDQIFHKIQNAEIIVIKVGSARVSGDKNSVNDFLYHLAGDIRSLRDKGKKVILVSSGAIAQGKTIFSETSEHSFTSRKTTMEKEQSREDKSDIGSNKTFVDEIASTTKHKLADKPSLAEKQALAALGQNKLMNLYERFFSQVNIPIAQILFGKGDIVTKEGHKNLENTFRKLLEWNILPIVNENDSISTDELNLGDNDFLSAMVASLLNANVLLILTGVDGFLRDDKLVPFLNKVEDDDMKFAYGPTGPGTGGMTTKLKAAKILLDFGIITGIVNGTKPNSVRNFFEGTNKGTIIASENFEQTSQNQKNWIERFF, encoded by the coding sequence ATGAACGATCAGATATTTCATAAAATACAAAATGCAGAAATCATCGTTATCAAAGTAGGTTCTGCTCGAGTCTCTGGCGATAAGAATTCAGTTAATGATTTTCTCTACCATCTAGCGGGCGATATTCGAAGCTTACGAGATAAAGGAAAAAAAGTAATATTGGTGTCTAGTGGAGCAATCGCCCAAGGCAAAACCATTTTTTCTGAGACAAGTGAGCATAGTTTCACTTCACGCAAGACTACAATGGAAAAAGAGCAATCTCGAGAAGATAAATCTGATATTGGATCCAATAAAACTTTTGTAGATGAGATAGCTTCCACAACTAAACATAAACTTGCAGATAAACCAAGTCTTGCTGAAAAGCAAGCTCTTGCTGCATTGGGCCAAAACAAATTGATGAATTTGTATGAAAGATTTTTTTCGCAAGTGAATATACCCATTGCCCAGATTCTTTTTGGTAAGGGAGATATAGTTACCAAAGAGGGTCACAAAAACTTAGAAAATACTTTTCGTAAATTATTAGAATGGAATATACTTCCAATTGTTAATGAAAATGATTCCATATCCACTGATGAATTGAATCTTGGAGACAACGATTTTCTATCTGCAATGGTTGCAAGTCTTCTGAATGCTAATGTATTGCTAATACTAACAGGCGTAGATGGATTTCTTCGAGATGATAAATTAGTTCCGTTTTTGAATAAAGTAGAAGATGATGATATGAAATTTGCCTATGGGCCAACTGGACCTGGAACTGGCGGAATGACAACGAAATTGAAAGCAGCGAAAATACTTTTGGATTTTGGAATCATCACTGGAATTGTGAATGGCACTAAACCTAATTCTGTTCGAAATTTTTTTGAAGGAACGAATAAAGGAACTATCATAGCATCCGAGAATTTTGAACAAACGAGCCAAAATCAGAAAAATTGGATAGAGAGGTTTTTTTAA
- a CDS encoding AsmA domain protein yields MLKKVGIGIGGFFLVLIVTSVIGLLLLSSFLTPEFLTKQIESSINVRASVDKVNISLFSALSSVEIEGIQFAKRDSVADSGQPLSERKELQNAVLSLGKVELGLSFGAILKKEFRLDKLLLIEPKIDLVLFENGSNNLSSLFLPPVTVDGEPNPSLTPEALAKRKEAEEEAKRSEASNTSKEPFSIKTVPVSLNVGSLGIKNGDIQVTMKKTGQIIQLGGTDLVISDLDIVPDDLENHNSLKLQFSSDILVLGAGRKESAKFILNSNGTITPFDMKSGEVNPAIVHSVTLEEESFINGFAAFDALSGSLPVLKSANIKMDKLSQKAELKKDVSFKVGYSKGRVSFKDSPVFPTTNYDLKIEEGSWIQITDNSHLLRGNIVASKDESDKALKDINKSLASAKGVDSEGIKKQLLGNILQGDRIALPFQSSGNIKNPIVTLAIQLPSLTDLLKGQATKAVKDAIGKELEGKIPGGAKDALKSFGF; encoded by the coding sequence ATGTTAAAGAAAGTCGGAATTGGAATCGGTGGTTTTTTTCTAGTCCTAATTGTTACTTCAGTTATCGGACTTTTATTACTTAGTTCATTTTTAACCCCAGAATTTCTTACCAAGCAAATTGAATCTTCAATCAATGTTCGAGCTAGTGTTGATAAAGTAAATATAAGTCTATTTTCAGCGCTTTCCTCTGTCGAAATTGAAGGAATCCAATTCGCGAAAAGGGATTCTGTTGCTGATAGTGGGCAGCCTCTTTCTGAGAGAAAAGAACTTCAGAATGCAGTTCTATCTTTAGGGAAAGTGGAGCTTGGTCTTAGTTTTGGAGCTATTCTAAAAAAAGAATTCCGATTGGATAAGCTACTTCTTATCGAACCAAAAATCGATTTAGTACTTTTTGAAAATGGATCGAATAACCTCTCCTCACTTTTTCTTCCTCCTGTAACAGTGGATGGTGAACCAAACCCATCTCTCACTCCTGAAGCATTGGCAAAGAGAAAAGAAGCCGAAGAAGAAGCAAAGCGCAGTGAAGCATCCAATACATCCAAGGAACCCTTTTCAATTAAAACTGTTCCCGTATCTCTCAATGTAGGAAGCCTTGGAATCAAAAATGGTGATATTCAAGTAACTATGAAAAAAACTGGGCAGATCATTCAATTGGGTGGCACAGATTTAGTGATTAGTGATCTGGATATTGTTCCTGATGATTTAGAAAATCATAATAGTTTGAAATTACAATTTTCTTCTGACATCCTTGTATTAGGTGCGGGTAGAAAAGAATCTGCCAAATTTATTTTAAATTCGAATGGAACAATCACACCTTTCGATATGAAATCAGGAGAGGTCAATCCGGCAATCGTTCACTCTGTTACTTTAGAGGAAGAATCTTTTATCAATGGATTTGCTGCTTTTGATGCTCTCTCGGGTTCTCTACCTGTTTTGAAATCTGCCAATATCAAAATGGATAAACTCAGTCAAAAAGCCGAACTCAAAAAAGATGTGAGTTTCAAAGTTGGTTATTCTAAAGGAAGAGTTAGCTTCAAAGATTCGCCAGTTTTTCCTACAACTAACTATGATTTGAAAATTGAGGAAGGATCTTGGATACAGATCACTGACAATAGCCACTTGCTTCGAGGAAATATCGTAGCATCCAAAGATGAATCTGATAAAGCACTTAAGGATATTAACAAGTCACTAGCTTCTGCTAAAGGAGTGGATTCGGAAGGAATCAAAAAGCAATTGTTAGGAAATATCTTGCAAGGTGATCGGATTGCTTTGCCTTTTCAATCCAGCGGAAATATCAAAAATCCAATAGTAACCCTAGCAATTCAATTGCCTTCACTTACTGATTTGTTAAAAGGACAAGCAACTAAAGCTGTTAAAGATGCAATTGGTAAAGAACTCGAAGGTAAAATTCCAGGTGGTGCCAAAGACGCATTGAAGAGTTTCGGATTTTAA
- the obgE gene encoding GTPase ObgE encodes MSKFIDEVSISLKAGHGGAGSVHFRHEKYAEFGGPDGGDGGKGGNIILRSRIAIQTLDKFRPDKTYAAEVGDFGRGQKRDGKDGEDLVLLVPIGTQVIDKVTMECIYDFTEEVDFVIARGGRGGKGNTFFKSSTLQAPKFAQPGEPGEEREVLLTLKLLADLGIVGFPNAGKSTLLSKITEAQPKIANYSFTTLIPNLGVVKRQSDSFRYTIADIPGIIEGASRGLGLGLSFLKHIERVKGILFLLDGSRLEIEHDLALLRAELESYDPLIMEKPFLIVLNKVDLWESDPNFTEEIMNQYSQLGEIVPISAEKNINIELLLDRIDQIFFPIETNHERSDIS; translated from the coding sequence CTGTCTAAGTTCATTGATGAAGTTTCCATCAGTTTAAAAGCTGGGCACGGTGGTGCTGGTTCTGTCCACTTTCGGCACGAGAAATATGCTGAATTTGGTGGACCAGACGGCGGTGACGGAGGAAAAGGCGGAAACATCATCCTTCGCTCTCGAATAGCAATCCAGACTCTAGATAAATTTAGACCAGATAAAACATATGCAGCGGAAGTTGGCGATTTTGGTCGTGGACAGAAGCGTGATGGCAAAGATGGCGAAGATTTAGTTCTACTTGTTCCGATCGGAACTCAAGTAATTGACAAAGTGACTATGGAATGCATCTACGATTTCACAGAAGAAGTGGATTTTGTGATAGCACGCGGTGGTCGTGGCGGTAAAGGAAATACATTTTTCAAATCATCAACGCTACAAGCTCCCAAATTTGCTCAACCAGGTGAACCAGGCGAAGAAAGAGAAGTTTTACTTACTCTCAAATTACTTGCAGACTTAGGTATTGTGGGTTTTCCAAATGCTGGAAAATCTACCCTGCTCTCAAAAATTACAGAAGCCCAACCAAAAATTGCAAACTATAGTTTTACAACATTGATTCCCAATTTGGGAGTTGTGAAACGGCAATCCGATAGTTTTCGTTATACAATCGCTGATATTCCTGGAATCATTGAAGGTGCCAGTCGGGGCTTAGGTTTAGGATTGTCATTTTTAAAGCATATTGAACGAGTTAAAGGAATCTTATTTTTGTTAGATGGCTCGAGGCTTGAAATTGAGCATGATCTCGCCCTACTCCGCGCTGAATTGGAATCATACGATCCTTTGATCATGGAAAAGCCATTTCTTATCGTTTTGAATAAGGTAGATTTATGGGAAAGTGATCCTAATTTTACTGAAGAAATTATGAATCAATATTCTCAACTTGGGGAGATTGTTCCGATCTCTGCTGAGAAAAATATAAACATTGAATTATTGTTAGATAGAATTGATCAAATATTTTTCCCAATTGAAACAAATCATGAACGATCAGATATTTCATAA